CCTGAAGGGGCGAGATACAAAGAGATGGAAAAGATCACtattgataatgatgatgataagtATTTTCAAGTAGGAGTTCAGCTGTCTACTcaagagaaggaagagctgGTCACTTTCCTTAAAAAGAACGTTGCTGTGTTTGCTTGGAATGCTTATGAAGTTCCCAGGGTGGatccaaatttcatttttcatcatcTGAATGTTAACCCATCTGCCACCCCTAAGAAACAACCACTTAGGAACTCTTTTGAAGAACATTCTAATGCTAACAAAGAAGAGGTAGTGAAGCTTAAGTGCGTAGGGGCAAtaaaagaggtcttttacctaGAATGGTTGACCAACATggtggtggtaaaaaagaagaatggaaaaTGGTGAGTGTGTGTAGATTTCATAGATCTAAACAAAGCTTGCCCTAAGGACCCCTTCCTAATACCTCGGATAAACCAGTTAGTGGATGCAACGGTTGGTCATCCTTGGATAagctttttggatgcctttcaaggataccatcaaataccaTTAGCTCTGACTGACCAAGAGAAGACTGCTCTTGTAATGCCCACAAGGAAttatcattacaaggtgatgccatttGGATTGAAGAGTGCTAGGTCTACTTACCAGAGGATAATAACTAGAATGTTTAAACCCCAGCTCGACAAGAACAATGAAGTctacattgatgacatggtaATGAAAAACAAGGTAGAGGCTGAGCATGTGAATGACTTCGGAAGTATTTTTGAGGTGTTGAGAAAGCATAAATTGTGCCTTATGCTTCTAAATGTTCCTTTGGTGTCAGTTTAGGCAAGTTTTTGGGTTATATGGTCACCCACCGTGGGATTGAAGTTAACCTTGATCAGATTAAAACAATCAATGGTTTACAACCTCCTTGGAATCCCAGAGAAGTCTAAAAGTTGACAAGAATGACTGCAGCCTTAAATAGATTTATCTCTTGATTCGCAGACAGATGTAGGCCATTCTTCCAACTTTTGcacaagtggaaagggtttgagtggAATGAAGAATGTGCCCTAGCTTTTCAGTAGTTGAAGGATTACCTATCTCGGCCACCCATTATGTCCAGACCAGAGgaagaagaaattattttcGTCTACATTGCCATGGCTTCTCATACAGTTAGTTTGGTACTGGTGAGGGTAGAGAATGGAGTACAGCGGCCAATCTATTATGTGAGTAAGTCACTACACAAAGCATAAGTTCGTTATTAACATTTAGAGAAAGTCATTTTGGCAGTGGTGTATGCTACATGAAAACTCCTCCATTACTTTCAAGCTTATACAGTTGTGGTTTTGACTCAACTCCCTCTGCAGTCGTTGCTTTGAAAGGCTGATTTACAGGGAGAATTGCTAAGTTAGGGACAATCTTAGAGGTGTTTGATATAAAGTATATGCCTCGGACCTCCATTAGAAGGCAAGTCCTTGTAGATTTGGTGGCAGAATTTACCGAGTCTTCAATGGAAGTAGAGGATGAGGAACAGAGCTTAGGAGGAAAGCAAGTTCAAGTAATTTCTCCACAAGGGCCCTCACCCTGGAAGTTATATGTTAATGGTGTGGCAAATCAAAGGGGATCTGGAATGGGGCTGGTTATAGTGTCCCCAAACAGGATCACCATTGAGAAATCTTTAAGGTTAGGCTTCTTGGACACAAACAATGAAGCTGATTATAAGGCTTTACTTATAGGGATTGCTATGGTTCAGAACATGGGAAGAAAGGTTGTTGAAGTATTCTCGGACTCAAGGTTGATTGTAGGACAAGTAAAAGGAGAGTTGAAACCTAGGGATTTGAGAATGCAAGGGTTTTTGAATTAAGCTCGGCACttgaaatcaagttttaaattttttaccatACAACAAATCCCAAGAAGTAGGAATACACATGTTGATTCCTTGGAAACTTTGGCAACCTCTTTTGGATAAGATCTACCTCGGGTTATACTTGTTGAGGATCTGTATAAGCCCACTgaagagaagaaggagaaggtcCAAGTTCACCAGATCATGGTCGGacctagttggatggacccgCTGGTTTTATTTCTTAAGGAAGGTGTATTGCCTAATGAGAAGGGAGAGGCAGAAAAGATACGGAGGAAAGCTCCTTGTTTCTAGTTGTCTGAGGAGCAAAAGTTGTACAAACGTTCTTTCTCTAGATCGTACTTTCTTTGTGTTCATCCTGAGGCAGTGGAGCCACTTTTAGAAGAGTTGTGTGAGGGAATATGTGGAAGTCATATAGGGGATAGGTTGTTATCACATAGAGCCCTTACTCAAGAGTATTGGTGGTCAAATATGCAAAAAAAGGCACAAGAGTATGTAAAAAAGTGTGATCAATGCTAGAGATTTGCTCTGAACATTCATCAACCTAGGGGCATACTCTATCCTCTTTCTAGTCCATGGCTATTTGCtcagtggggcttggatattgtaggACCATTTCCTAAGGCTGTGGGAAATCGAAGATGGCTTTTGGTCAGAATTGATTAGTTCACAAAGTGGGTGGAGGTTGAGCCATTATCCAATATAAGGGACATAGATAcaaaaaagtttgtttggaaaaacattgttacTTGATTTAGGATTCCTCACACCCTCATCTCAGATAATAAGCTCCAGTTTGACAGTAAAACCTTCAGGAGATACTGCTATAAATTGGGCATTAAGAACAGATATTCAACTCTAGCTTATCCATAAGTAAATGGGCAGGCTGAAGCCattaacaaggtcatagtgaatgggcttaagaagaggttggacgaAACAAAAGgtagatgggtggaagagctacCAGATGTTCTTTGGACATATTAGACTACTCATCATTGGTCAATTGGGGAAACACTTTTTTCTATGACTTATGGGTCCGAAGCTGTGATCCCTTTAGAGACTGTGTTTCCAACACTGAGGACAAACTTGTTCACCCCAGACAACAATGATAAGTTATTGGAGAGAAGCCTAGATTTGGTTGAAGAACGAAGAGAAGCCCCCATGGTTTAATCGACATATTATCAGTAGAAGCTTAAGCAGAAGTATGATACGAGTGTAAGGATGAGGCCGTTAGCACCAGGTGACTTAGTATTGAGAAAGGTTGTGGGTACTAGAAAGAACCCATCATAGGGAAGCTGTGGCCCAATTCGAAGGGGCCATACCACATCACCTCGGTAGCTGGTATAGGTGCTTACATTTtggaagacttagatgaaaatgtTATACCACACCTGtgaaatgtaaataacctacgaaggtattattattaatgaaggCAGTCCTACCATTTTTTGTTTCTACTATTATATGTTCATCCTGtttatctaagtattaaacaaaatcttAGTCATGCCTAGTTCCTTGAaccacataccttaggtaaatAAATACTTCCTGTTtgtctaagtgttaaatagaatctCGGTCATGCCTGATTCCTCTGACcatataccttgggtaaattaatatttttaatcatctatctaagtgttaaacagaacctcagtCATGCCTAGTTCCTCAAACTATATACctataccttgggtaaattaatactttcaattatttatctaagggttaaacagaacctcggtTATGTCTGGTTCCTtgaaccacataccttgggcaaattaatactttcaattatttatctaagtgttaaatagaacctcggTTATGCTtagttcctcggaccacataccttggataAATTAGCACTTTCAATcatttatctaagtgttaaacaaaacctcgATCATGCCTGGATCCTtgaaccacataccttgggtaaattaatactttcaataatttatctaagtgttaaacagaaccttggttatgcctggttcctcggatcacataccttgggtaaattaatactttcaattttttatctaagtgttaaataaaACCTCAGTTATGCctagttcctcggaccacataccttaggtaaGTTAATactttcaattaattttctaagtgttaaacaaaacctcgATTAGGCCTAGTtcttcggaccacataccttggataaattaatactttcaatcatttatctaagtattaaacagaaccctaGTTATATATGGGTTCCTCGGACCTCATACATCGGGTAAATTAACACCTCCTATTCCTTTAAGTGTTAAGTGAAACTTTAGTCATATCTGGTTCCTCAGATTACATgccttggataaattaatacttcacatttatttaaatttacGAATGGAGCCTTAAATCACACGTAATCTTTTGAGCTAAATGTCTCAGGTACATAAATTCTATTTCTAAGGTAAGTTGTAAATTGTCAATGGCTTGGAGGTTAATTTATTAGATTACGAGTCGCATGGGAGTTGAATTGTTAGATTACTAATTGCATAGATATATGTCAAGATTAAAGGCAATGTTATGCTTTGACTGGAAGAAGTTATAATTTGTGTTTACAGCAGTTAAACCATGTTCaacaataggataacattttgTTTAACATAAACACGTTGAAAATACAAAGAAACTTAGCACTTTTCATTAGATAAAGCCTTGAAATGGCAAAGAGAgcacatgttaaaaaaaaaataataataattgaaggaatactttaaaaaaaagcaacaaaatatAAGCAAAATCCTAGGTAGTCTTGGGAGGAGGAGGGTTGGCTTTTGTCGTAGTCTGGGAAGAAGCCTCGGGCACTGTTGCTTGAGTTGCACCCTTGCTTTTAGGATCCTCCTTGGTAGTGAAGAGGAGTGAGGCAAGTACAAGTACCTGGCCCTGGGACGCTCCCTTCTCCTTGGAGGAGTCCTTGGGTGCAGGTGGGAGCTTGGCTGGCTTAGGAGCTTTCTCTTTGGTTGGCTCCTTATCTTTGTTCATAGCGCTTGCTTGGTCAGCCTCTTTGGAAGGGATAATTGGGGCTAGAAGAGCACTAGCAGGGGCAACTTAACTGGACACAAGTGCTTTGGGAGCAACTTTAGCTCGGGAGCTAGAGGGGCCTGCCACATGATAGGCAATGGGGATGAAAGACATTTTCTGCCCTCCTTAGTGTTGAAGAAGGATCCACCCTAGCTTGGTTCAGTGCTTCGTTCCACACCTGGAGGTAGTAGCCTCTATAGACTCCAGTGACCTGAATCCTAAGGTTTTTCTCAGTTTCCTTCACCCCAGTATCAATTCCATCCTGCTTGGCTTTGGCTGTAGCCTCTTCTGCCTTCTCCAATTTCTTCTTCAGAGCATTTATCTACTCTTTAGCAATGGTCAGCTAATCCCTAACCCTGCGCAAGTGTTGGCGTTGATCCTCTGCTTGCCTCTCAGCCCCAACTAGAGCTGCTTTCGCACTCTTCTTGTCCATATTTGCCTTAGTCAGTTTGACATTAAGGTCCTTAATCCTCTGCTCAGCCACAGTGAATGCCTCAACGGTAGCTACGCACCGtacttccttctccttcatttgTTTATGGGTATTATCTACCCACTCCTTTGGGATATGCATTGTTTGGATCACcttcaaaaaggaaaagagagaagttATGATAAATTCTCTAAGAGCGAGAATAGCATGAATACTTagtaaaagtaattaaaaaaaaattaccatagCCAAATCCCTTTTTAGGGTTAGAAATACTTCATGTTTCTTTAATGTCCTCAAGTCAGCCATATCTTGAGGCAATAGTTGTGGCTGCTCCAAGGCATTAGCCACATAGCTTGTCTTCCCTTTCTGGAAGTCTTTAATGGAAGAGTCTAGGAGAAGAGGAGTTCTATCCAATTCTAAGGGAGGGTTCCAGATTTGGACCCTAGGGCAGTGATCAGGCACCCTTTCCATGATCGCCCCCTCGCCTGAGGACTTCTTTTGTGTCCCTTTAgttattttggcccatttatGGGGCTCAAGATCTTTAGAGGGGAtgacttctccttcctcaacCACATCTTTACCCTTCCTGTCCAATTTCCTTTTCTTGTCTACGGGCTTAGACAAAGAAGTATGGATGGGGAGGGGAATTAGAGGTCAGGTCTGGATGACTACCTTGGGGACTGACCCTCCTGCACGAGATTCAAGAAGCTCAAGCCAGTTGGTCTTTGGCTTCCTCTATAGCATTATTACATCAGGGACGTTGGAAGATTCTTGAGCACTACTGACTTTAGTAGGGGAAAGGTGGCTGAATGTTGCACCTGGAGATTCTGGGGATCGAGGCTGGTTAAAGGCTTTAAAGTCCTCGTCGGAATCCAAAACTTCAACTACCTTGACTAATTCTTCAAGAGCCAAGCGTGAGGAGGTTGACTCTTCCTCAGCACAATGCTAAGTAGGTAACTCAACCTAATGGGTACCTtcagagggggggggggggcgagTAAGGAATCCTAGAACGACGATGTTTATTTGGTGTAGCTAGGGATCCTTCACTTTTATCACGTGCATAGGAGCTTGGAAGGTAGTAGAGATGGGCTTGTATCCAAGAATGAGGTGAATTGCTCGTAGTTGCCCATTGGTATGGATGAAGATCTCGGACTGGAGTATTCTTGTCAGGTTGGGCTCGTTGACAAGATTGAGGTTGGGGGCGGGTGTTAAAGTGCTAATctgcaaaaatttcaaaaatgaaagTGTCATTAGAGTGGGAATTAACgttgaataaagaaaaataaacttacGAACTACAAAGAGAGGAATAAGAAATTGTTAGTGACAAATGGGCAATGTTAGAACAGTAAGCCTAAACCTAAGGACTCCACCTGGTGTCCCCTCTCTTGTTGGACACCTCTCTTGTTGGGCAATGAAGtccatcatgccattcccccGAGACAATTAGGAAGTCTTAGTCCATACCTTTGTTAGTATCGGGGAGGCATGATGTCACACCCCAAACCTCAAAGGGTCTAAAGCATGAGAAAGACATCTCAAAGTAcctatagatttttttctttctttcctttttgacaatccAATCCACCAAAAATTATATCAAGTACTAAtatcaagaattatcataaaaaTTCCATTGAATATACTCTCAAagtaagtcagagctctaagcAATAATTACAAAGACCAttggccacaaaagaatagaggtcataataattaattacatatCATCAACTTGTCCCATTAGTGGGAATAAAGTCTCAACCACTATAATacacaaaagaatgagtcaagcctaCTCTAAGATGTACAACATCTAATATCTCcattataaaagtttatcctccatcagtagttagtctaactaccATTAACCACCAAAAAGCTGTCTCAAAGATTGTTGCTTACtctgaaaagtttataaaataatagaatgagacagagcccagtaagtagcataattaatgggggtgggggaaatgcaagtttcatcttcaataataataaaatggcaaaaatgatttaataatgaaacacaaagtttctcaaagtaaatacaTTGAAACCATACATTATAATCTGTGAGTATCAACAACATaatttccaaagccataatATCTAGCATaagataaattatcacaaatataccatACTATCACATAGACCGGTCaggggatccacccattcacaactggtatgatattgtcctctctggtatgtagactcttggccccatggacagcagcctcacccatactctcaaggtttttctctccc
This genomic stretch from Quercus robur chromosome 4, dhQueRobu3.1, whole genome shotgun sequence harbors:
- the LOC126723288 gene encoding uncharacterized protein LOC126723288, coding for MERVPDHCPRVQIWNPPLELDRTPLLLDSSIKDFQKGKTSYVANALEQPQLLPQDMADLRTLKKHEVFLTLKRDLAMVIQTMHIPKEWVDNTHKQMKEKEVRCVATVEAFTVAEQRIKDLNVKLTKANMDKKSAKAALVGAERQAEDQRQHLRRVRD